One stretch of Thermanaerosceptrum fracticalcis DNA includes these proteins:
- the mnmE gene encoding tRNA uridine-5-carboxymethylaminomethyl(34) synthesis GTPase MnmE, which translates to MINDTIAAITTAMGAASVGIIRISGSEASEIADKVFRSKKGRSLKEKKTYTITYGHVVDEEGKVVDEALALVMWGPHSFTGENVVELQCHGGMVILRKVLELVIRAGARLAEPGEFSKRAFLNGRLDLSQAEAIMDMINAMTEEGAQAAVSNLQGGLSNIIKEYRKQILEIMAYLEADIDFPEEDFTRLTPGELGLRISQIADGIHDLLQTFRSGRILREGLKTVLIGKPNVGKSSLLNALLKVKRAIVTDIPGTTRDVIEEYYNLGGIPLVLMDTAGIRETEDIVEKIGMEKTREAVEEADLILYVLDIVHGITEDDEAFIRRYPNDKIIILANKIDLLKEEFSEEKIRERVAPYRVHFVSAKEEIGLKELEEEIKGVFFENGFNLSDKILLNNVRHKEALERAKRALESAHRGVEDNLPSDFISIDLRSSWEHLGEITGETLEEDIIDQIFSQFCLGK; encoded by the coding sequence TTGATTAACGATACCATTGCTGCCATTACAACAGCCATGGGGGCTGCCAGTGTTGGTATTATCAGAATTTCAGGCAGTGAAGCAAGCGAAATTGCCGACAAAGTCTTTAGAAGTAAAAAAGGAAGAAGTTTAAAAGAAAAGAAAACCTATACGATTACTTATGGACATGTCGTCGATGAAGAAGGTAAGGTTGTGGATGAAGCCCTGGCCCTGGTGATGTGGGGACCCCATAGTTTCACGGGAGAAAACGTAGTGGAGTTACAATGCCACGGCGGTATGGTTATCTTACGAAAAGTGCTTGAATTGGTAATAAGAGCAGGAGCCAGGCTGGCTGAACCCGGTGAGTTTTCTAAAAGGGCATTTTTGAACGGTCGTCTTGACCTCTCCCAGGCTGAAGCCATTATGGACATGATCAACGCCATGACGGAGGAAGGGGCTCAGGCGGCTGTTAGTAATCTGCAGGGGGGCCTTTCTAACATCATTAAAGAATACCGTAAACAGATCTTAGAAATAATGGCTTATTTAGAGGCTGATATCGATTTTCCCGAGGAAGATTTCACGCGGTTAACCCCTGGAGAATTAGGCTTGCGTATTTCTCAAATTGCTGATGGCATTCATGATCTCCTACAAACTTTTCGCAGTGGACGTATCTTGCGCGAGGGTTTAAAAACAGTGCTAATCGGTAAGCCCAATGTGGGAAAATCCAGCCTGTTAAATGCTCTCTTGAAAGTAAAAAGGGCCATTGTCACGGATATTCCGGGAACTACCCGGGATGTGATCGAGGAATATTACAATCTAGGCGGGATACCCCTGGTTCTGATGGATACAGCCGGAATCCGGGAAACTGAGGATATAGTAGAAAAAATAGGTATGGAGAAAACCAGGGAAGCCGTAGAAGAAGCTGATCTTATACTCTATGTCTTAGATATTGTCCATGGTATTACAGAAGATGATGAAGCTTTTATTCGGCGGTATCCTAATGATAAAATCATAATTTTGGCCAATAAAATTGACCTATTAAAAGAAGAGTTCAGTGAAGAGAAAATCAGAGAAAGGGTAGCCCCCTACAGGGTACACTTTGTTTCGGCCAAAGAGGAAATTGGTTTAAAAGAGTTGGAAGAAGAAATTAAAGGTGTTTTCTTCGAAAATGGTTTTAACTTATCGGATAAAATTCTTTTAAATAATGTAAGACATAAAGAAGCTTTAGAAAGAGCTAAAAGAGCTTTGGAGAGTGCACACCGGGGCGTAGAAGATAATCTCCCTTCTGATTTTATTTCTATCGACTTACGTAGTTCATGGGAGCATCTAGGGGAAATAACAGGGGAAACACTGGAAGAGGATATTATCGATCAAATCTTTTCTCAATTTTGTCTAGGAAAATAG